The Geotalea uraniireducens Rf4 genome window below encodes:
- a CDS encoding ATP-dependent DNA helicase: MKLITIPLRDFALPAPRTGSIEAHSGYGRPAADGQEIHVRVQRKRARADASYQAEVPVSSLFERDGYQFRIDGRMDGIFRHDPPKIEEIKSSFNIRELALRLADKPLDHPYCLQLQTYGYFYWRGHHVLPTLTFHLVSSRGGESEDLELQLDLPLYEKWLELRLDELVAATKQAEKRAARRRKIAERFTFPFANPRPGQIELMHEIEQGMTERKPMLIQAPTGLGKTVGVLHPVLKEALGRGQKVVYVTPKNSQHSVAEDAVTRFQETGAAVKSLSITAKSKICFKNEPLCNPEYCEYARDYYAKTYAHGLQDILAKKRKLRARTFRDLGAEYQVCPFELQLDSAEAADIVICDYNYVFAPRSALGRMTTVGIDQTGKPNLVIDEAHNLPARAMDYYSPALSSVILEKMRDGIRKVPPRFQREAEELLDGCIQSVASCRKGQSSKPMRIDPPAERFLEQEAKLRAALSRYLDSHVEIEQEDAILRLSFYWSEFTETLEYVVDPDREEFFTTYHPHPTGGMVKITCCDASAMLKDCYDDYEQVVGFSATLKPFDYYAKLSGLDTGNVRTAEFQSPFPKELRKLLIIPQISTRYAHRERNYAKIADAIQRITGLRRGNYFVFFPSFEFLERVVVLFPPPEGFTVLRQERGMKASGVEEILGHLRARSVPTIVFAVQGGSFSEGMDYAGEMVIGAFVIGPPLPNYDLEREQMREYYQRQYGAGFEYAYTIPAMAKAIQAAGRVIRSETDRGLIVLMDNRFTEASYSRSMPADWFESDVADLVSDSILRDVAEFWAR, from the coding sequence ATGAAACTGATTACCATCCCGCTCCGCGATTTTGCATTACCGGCGCCGCGAACCGGGAGCATTGAAGCTCATTCTGGTTACGGACGCCCGGCTGCCGACGGGCAGGAAATCCATGTCCGCGTGCAGAGGAAAAGAGCCAGGGCCGATGCTTCTTACCAAGCCGAGGTCCCGGTCAGCAGTCTGTTCGAGAGGGATGGGTACCAATTCAGGATCGACGGACGGATGGACGGGATTTTCAGGCACGATCCGCCGAAGATCGAGGAAATCAAGAGCAGCTTCAACATCCGGGAGCTTGCGCTCAGGCTCGCAGACAAGCCGCTTGACCATCCGTACTGCCTGCAACTTCAGACTTACGGCTACTTCTACTGGCGCGGACACCATGTTCTTCCCACGTTGACCTTTCATCTCGTCTCTTCCCGGGGCGGGGAGTCCGAGGATCTTGAACTCCAACTCGATCTCCCGCTTTACGAGAAATGGCTGGAGCTGCGCCTTGACGAACTTGTCGCTGCAACCAAACAAGCCGAGAAGCGTGCCGCCAGGAGACGGAAGATTGCCGAACGTTTCACCTTCCCTTTCGCTAACCCGCGCCCCGGCCAGATCGAGCTCATGCATGAGATCGAACAGGGAATGACAGAGCGAAAACCGATGCTCATCCAGGCACCCACCGGTCTTGGAAAAACCGTCGGCGTTCTCCATCCCGTGCTGAAGGAGGCGCTGGGCCGGGGCCAGAAAGTGGTCTACGTCACGCCGAAAAACAGTCAGCACTCGGTGGCCGAGGACGCAGTCACCCGTTTCCAGGAGACGGGTGCGGCCGTCAAATCTCTCTCAATCACGGCAAAAAGCAAGATCTGCTTCAAGAACGAGCCGTTGTGCAATCCCGAATACTGTGAATATGCCCGCGATTACTACGCAAAAACATATGCCCATGGGCTTCAGGATATTTTGGCGAAGAAGCGGAAGTTGAGGGCCCGCACGTTTCGCGACCTGGGCGCGGAATACCAGGTCTGCCCGTTTGAATTGCAGCTCGACAGTGCAGAGGCAGCCGACATCGTCATCTGCGATTACAACTACGTCTTTGCCCCGCGCTCGGCACTGGGCCGGATGACGACCGTCGGCATCGATCAGACAGGAAAGCCCAACCTGGTGATCGACGAAGCCCATAACCTTCCCGCCCGCGCCATGGACTACTATTCGCCGGCACTCTCGTCCGTCATACTGGAGAAAATGCGTGACGGGATCCGGAAAGTACCCCCTCGCTTTCAACGCGAGGCAGAGGAGCTTCTCGACGGTTGCATTCAATCCGTTGCCTCCTGCAGGAAAGGTCAAAGTTCAAAACCGATGCGGATCGATCCGCCTGCGGAGCGTTTTCTTGAGCAGGAGGCAAAACTCCGTGCCGCCCTCTCCCGCTACCTCGACTCCCATGTGGAGATAGAGCAAGAGGACGCAATTCTGCGCCTTTCTTTTTACTGGTCCGAGTTCACGGAGACCCTGGAATACGTCGTCGATCCTGACAGAGAGGAGTTCTTCACCACCTATCATCCACATCCGACCGGCGGCATGGTGAAGATCACCTGTTGCGATGCCTCCGCAATGCTTAAGGATTGCTATGATGACTACGAACAGGTGGTGGGGTTTTCGGCAACGCTGAAGCCCTTTGACTACTACGCCAAGCTTTCCGGGCTGGATACCGGGAACGTGAGGACGGCGGAATTTCAATCCCCCTTCCCGAAAGAGCTGCGCAAGCTCCTGATCATCCCGCAAATCTCGACCAGGTACGCCCATCGCGAGCGCAACTACGCGAAGATCGCCGACGCCATCCAGAGGATAACGGGACTGCGCCGTGGGAACTATTTCGTCTTTTTCCCGAGTTTCGAATTCCTGGAGAGGGTAGTCGTTCTCTTCCCGCCCCCCGAGGGGTTCACTGTGCTGAGGCAGGAACGGGGCATGAAGGCTTCCGGAGTCGAGGAGATCCTGGGCCATCTCCGCGCCCGGAGCGTTCCAACGATCGTGTTTGCCGTGCAGGGAGGTTCGTTCTCCGAGGGGATGGACTACGCAGGAGAGATGGTGATCGGGGCCTTTGTGATCGGCCCACCGTTACCGAATTACGATCTGGAACGCGAACAGATGAGGGAGTATTACCAACGGCAGTACGGCGCCGGCTTCGAGTATGCTTACACGATTCCGGCAATGGCCAAGGCAATTCAGGCCGCAGGGAGGGTCATCCGCTCCGAGACCGACCGCGGGCTCATTGTCCTGATGGACAACAGGTTCACGGAAGCGAGCTACAGCCGGTCGATGCCGGCTGACTGGTTCGAGTCCGATGTGGCAGATCTGGTTTCCGACAGCATCTTGAGGGATGTCGCCGAGTTCTGGGCGCGATGA
- a CDS encoding tetratricopeptide repeat protein, which yields MSPFSLATPVSKRASQLLAIATVLTIAAFLFRQIHEMDIWWHLAIGRDILARHAIPIIDSFSIAGAGRHYHDSHWLFQVAAAVIHGAGGMVGIQLFMVLTWGVTLWFCYRSMDSTVAMPIRLFLLFLTVMAASERFRPRPELFTYLMIAVFFFSLRERTFLTRRGQLLIGLFQVIWTNSHGLFVLGPFMVLCAWLSALPDRWRGKSNDLVPLSRLLLLCMFATIISPYGWGTWRYALLLATEVKGGGPAIFRFLGELSPTLGFDTMSKPAFWFFAALFVLCLATIIFAACRGRIRTNWLPMVAGMALLALSGRRNMVLFALVASPFICDQLAIHAWPRKPVSAPITLIVAAAVLFWGSLPVSGIYYTSLHPKPTRFGLGATPSYFPYGLPAFLEKVSFRGPIYNCNLLGGFYLFHGYPELRPLFDGRWEVYDPATLDEIMEAAYNKNLWQKMLSRYDFKGILLHHDAAESRGLLPSLAADPMWRLVYLDYAASFWMRSDQPALPPPLDPALVVSRPDHPVNYYDCLSLGRFLYLTNASAARIANLNRALTLGVEREFVLELLGGAYLDSADDVKAEAVFTDLLRQYPRNVKAMVNMAVIYGNRGNLPKAEMYLNDAILHDPDNATARSNLTTLRRIKKMNADLLLSLNGGTKE from the coding sequence TTGTCACCATTTTCTCTCGCGACCCCCGTTTCAAAGCGAGCAAGCCAGCTGCTCGCCATTGCGACTGTCCTGACCATCGCCGCCTTCCTGTTTCGCCAGATCCACGAGATGGACATCTGGTGGCACCTGGCAATCGGCCGCGACATACTGGCCCGCCACGCCATCCCGATAATAGACAGCTTCAGCATAGCCGGAGCAGGCAGGCATTACCACGACTCCCACTGGCTGTTCCAGGTGGCTGCGGCAGTGATTCATGGCGCCGGCGGCATGGTCGGAATCCAGCTGTTCATGGTGCTGACCTGGGGGGTGACGTTATGGTTTTGCTACCGGAGCATGGACAGCACCGTGGCGATGCCGATCCGGCTCTTTCTCCTGTTTCTGACCGTAATGGCAGCATCGGAGCGTTTCCGGCCGCGTCCCGAGTTGTTCACGTACCTGATGATTGCCGTTTTCTTTTTCTCTTTGCGAGAACGCACGTTCCTCACCCGCCGGGGACAACTCCTCATCGGCCTTTTTCAGGTCATCTGGACCAACAGCCATGGTCTTTTCGTGCTCGGCCCCTTCATGGTACTCTGTGCCTGGCTGTCGGCTCTTCCGGACCGCTGGAGGGGCAAAAGCAACGATCTTGTTCCTCTCTCCCGTCTTTTGCTGCTTTGCATGTTCGCCACGATCATCTCCCCGTACGGCTGGGGGACCTGGCGATATGCCTTGCTGTTGGCCACTGAAGTGAAGGGGGGCGGGCCTGCCATATTCCGCTTCCTCGGAGAGCTGAGCCCGACCCTGGGCTTTGACACCATGTCCAAACCCGCCTTCTGGTTTTTTGCAGCTCTCTTCGTCCTTTGCCTGGCTACAATTATATTTGCCGCATGCCGGGGGCGCATCCGGACAAATTGGTTGCCCATGGTTGCAGGCATGGCATTGCTCGCCCTGAGCGGGCGCAGAAACATGGTTCTCTTCGCGCTCGTTGCCTCTCCGTTTATATGCGACCAATTGGCAATCCATGCCTGGCCACGAAAACCGGTATCTGCTCCCATAACTCTGATTGTGGCAGCAGCCGTACTTTTTTGGGGCTCTCTTCCGGTCTCCGGCATCTACTATACTTCCTTGCATCCAAAACCCACCCGCTTCGGACTCGGGGCGACGCCTTCCTATTTCCCCTATGGCTTGCCGGCTTTTCTTGAGAAAGTTTCTTTCCGGGGGCCGATATACAACTGCAACTTACTGGGAGGTTTTTATCTGTTTCATGGTTACCCTGAATTGCGCCCGCTGTTCGATGGGCGATGGGAAGTCTATGACCCGGCCACCCTGGATGAAATCATGGAGGCGGCGTACAATAAAAACCTGTGGCAAAAGATGCTCAGTCGATATGATTTCAAGGGCATACTGCTTCACCACGATGCAGCAGAGAGTCGCGGCTTGCTCCCCAGTTTGGCGGCGGACCCCATGTGGAGGCTTGTCTATCTGGATTATGCCGCCTCTTTCTGGATGAGGAGCGACCAGCCGGCGCTTCCCCCTCCTCTCGACCCGGCTCTCGTCGTCAGCAGGCCGGACCATCCCGTCAACTATTACGATTGCCTGAGTCTCGGGCGGTTTCTCTATTTGACTAATGCCTCCGCCGCCCGGATAGCCAATCTCAACCGCGCCCTCACCCTTGGCGTCGAGCGGGAATTCGTCCTGGAACTGCTTGGAGGGGCGTATCTGGATAGCGCTGATGATGTAAAAGCCGAAGCCGTTTTCACGGACCTTTTGCGACAATACCCCCGCAATGTCAAGGCGATGGTGAATATGGCCGTAATCTACGGTAATCGGGGAAACCTGCCGAAGGCAGAAATGTATCTGAACGACGCCATTCTGCATGATCCCGATAATGCAACGGCCAGGTCCAATTTGACCACACTCCGAAGGATAAAAAAAATGAATGCCGACCTTCTTCTCTCCTTGAACGGAGGAACTAAGGAGTAG
- a CDS encoding S10 family peptidase: MIILIPSILLAAALITGTPYHASHPVPEAAVASDAAKGEEKQPEKDKNAAVPEKPVVTRHKVVVENREIGYMVTTGHLPVMNDAGESEAQIFFIAYTADNPSPGIRRPLLFIFNGGPGAASVWLHLGAVGPRRVQMLPDGRMPPPPYQLVDNEFTWLDQADLVFIDPVGTGYSRAVKPELTKKFATVQGDIDSVGRFIRLYLARYGRWNSPLFLVGESYGAFRAAGLSDYLFEHGAALNGIILISSVMNMQAISFDQGNDLPYELFLPSYTATAWYHKKLSPDLQGDLDKTLATVENWAATGYLTALGKGDTLSPEERRTVVEKLSAFTGLDKSYIDNRNLRIDNRSFVRDLLRDQRQVVGFMDSRFTAANLDPAAPFGFDPTVATIRAPYTATFNDYVRRELGFKSDLEYFTLGGGIGRWDWEAKNGYADSSENLRNAFAKNPYMKLFVASGCFDLATPHFSTEYTINHLGLTPALRGNITTRRYRAGHMMYLDRTSLSQLKKDVAAFIAGALVER, translated from the coding sequence GTGATCATTTTGATTCCGTCAATCCTTCTTGCCGCCGCGCTGATTACCGGAACCCCTTATCATGCGTCACATCCGGTGCCGGAGGCTGCTGTTGCTTCTGATGCGGCAAAGGGTGAAGAAAAACAGCCGGAGAAGGACAAGAATGCGGCCGTCCCGGAAAAACCGGTGGTCACCAGGCATAAGGTTGTCGTGGAGAATAGGGAAATCGGGTACATGGTGACCACAGGCCATCTGCCGGTGATGAACGATGCCGGCGAAAGCGAAGCGCAGATCTTCTTTATTGCCTATACGGCTGACAACCCATCCCCCGGAATACGGCGGCCGCTCCTGTTCATCTTCAATGGCGGCCCGGGCGCGGCTTCGGTCTGGCTTCACCTGGGCGCTGTCGGTCCCAGGCGCGTCCAGATGCTTCCTGACGGTAGGATGCCGCCACCCCCTTACCAGTTGGTGGATAACGAATTCACCTGGCTGGATCAGGCCGATCTGGTCTTCATCGATCCGGTCGGCACCGGCTACAGTCGGGCGGTCAAGCCGGAGTTGACCAAGAAATTTGCCACGGTGCAGGGGGACATCGATTCGGTTGGCAGATTCATCAGGCTCTATCTGGCCCGTTACGGGCGCTGGAATTCGCCGTTGTTCCTGGTGGGGGAGAGCTACGGTGCGTTCCGCGCCGCCGGCCTTTCGGACTACCTTTTTGAGCACGGCGCCGCCCTGAACGGGATCATCCTCATCTCTTCCGTCATGAACATGCAGGCCATTTCGTTCGACCAGGGTAACGATCTCCCCTATGAACTGTTCCTGCCCAGCTACACGGCCACTGCCTGGTACCATAAGAAACTCTCTCCGGACCTTCAGGGTGATCTGGACAAGACGCTTGCGACCGTTGAGAACTGGGCTGCAACCGGGTATCTGACCGCCCTCGGCAAGGGAGATACTCTCTCTCCGGAAGAGAGGCGAACGGTGGTCGAGAAGCTATCCGCATTCACGGGGTTGGATAAATCCTATATCGACAACCGCAACTTGCGCATCGACAACAGGAGCTTTGTCAGAGACCTTTTGCGCGATCAGAGGCAAGTGGTCGGGTTTATGGACAGCCGGTTCACGGCGGCGAACCTGGACCCGGCGGCTCCTTTCGGGTTTGACCCGACCGTAGCTACGATCCGCGCCCCGTATACGGCCACTTTCAACGACTATGTCCGTCGTGAGCTCGGATTCAAGTCTGACCTGGAATACTTCACCTTGGGCGGAGGGATCGGACGTTGGGACTGGGAGGCGAAAAACGGTTACGCCGACAGCAGTGAGAATTTGCGCAATGCCTTTGCCAAAAACCCGTACATGAAGCTTTTCGTGGCATCGGGCTGCTTCGACCTGGCAACCCCGCATTTTTCCACGGAATATACCATAAACCACCTGGGTCTGACCCCGGCCCTGAGGGGAAACATAACAACCCGTCGATACAGGGCAGGGCACATGATGTATCTGGACAGGACGTCGCTTTCCCAGTTGAAAAAGGATGTTGCGGCGTTTATCGCAGGTGCTCTGGTAGAGCGATGA
- a CDS encoding transporter substrate-binding domain-containing protein yields MTILSASPPESSGVPSVTSRRGGGLVWPWVICLIIGVALSLASPFMAAADEVQQKTSRVVIVGGDRDYPPYEFIDKDGHPAGYNVELTKAIAEVMGMKVEFRLGSWSEMRSALQSGKVDVLQGMSYSVERSATVDFSLPHTIVNHAIFARRDSPMINSLDELDGRAVVVHRGGIMHDYLVRKGFTGKLVLTDTPADALRQLSSGKHDYAVVAIVPGMYIIRELKLTNLIPVVRNVATHRYCYAVAKGNAELLSRFNEGMAILKKTGQYEAIYNKWLGVLEPPGVSWKQLAKYGAIVVGPLVLLLGGFALWSRTLHRQVALRTADLTREIAERRNAEEELRLNQQQLVQADKMAALGILVSGVAHEINNPTGLILLEVPSLKRFFTDASKVLERYYQENGDFTCGGLPYSRMREEIPRSLDKLQDSGKRIRRIVDDLKDFARQGDTACNEIVDLNVVAQAAVRLVEPSIRKATDCFNARYGEHLPKIRGNAQRIEQVLVNLILNACQALPDTGRCIELATYYDPGRGIVAFRLRDEGIGISPEHLSRLTDPFFTTKRDMGGTGLGLSVSAGIVKEHGGTLEFDSTPGSETTVTMTLPAYKEDKTL; encoded by the coding sequence ATGACGATTCTTTCAGCATCACCTCCTGAATCGAGCGGTGTTCCTTCTGTTACATCCAGAAGGGGAGGGGGCTTGGTTTGGCCTTGGGTCATCTGCTTGATTATCGGCGTAGCGCTCTCTCTCGCATCTCCCTTTATGGCCGCTGCAGACGAAGTTCAGCAAAAAACCTCGCGGGTGGTCATCGTCGGCGGCGATCGTGACTATCCGCCTTATGAGTTCATCGACAAGGACGGCCATCCCGCCGGCTACAACGTTGAATTGACCAAGGCAATTGCCGAGGTGATGGGAATGAAGGTCGAGTTTCGGCTCGGCAGCTGGTCGGAAATGCGCAGCGCCCTGCAGAGCGGAAAGGTCGACGTGCTCCAGGGGATGTCCTACTCGGTGGAGCGGTCAGCGACGGTCGATTTTTCCCTGCCGCACACCATCGTCAATCATGCCATTTTTGCCCGCCGTGATTCGCCGATGATAAACTCACTCGACGAACTGGACGGGAGGGCGGTAGTCGTGCACCGGGGCGGAATCATGCACGACTACCTGGTGCGCAAGGGTTTTACCGGAAAACTGGTCCTTACCGACACTCCTGCGGACGCCCTGCGCCAGCTCTCCTCGGGAAAACACGACTACGCCGTAGTTGCCATCGTACCCGGGATGTACATTATCCGCGAACTGAAGCTGACCAACCTGATTCCGGTCGTTCGGAACGTAGCCACCCACCGCTACTGTTACGCAGTGGCCAAGGGGAATGCGGAACTCCTTTCCCGCTTCAACGAGGGTATGGCCATCCTCAAAAAGACCGGTCAGTATGAGGCGATTTACAACAAATGGCTCGGCGTTCTCGAACCGCCCGGCGTTTCGTGGAAACAACTTGCCAAGTACGGCGCAATCGTAGTCGGTCCGCTCGTTCTTCTCCTGGGTGGTTTCGCCCTCTGGTCCCGTACTCTGCATCGTCAGGTGGCCTTGCGTACCGCCGACCTGACGCGGGAAATAGCCGAGCGGCGCAATGCGGAGGAGGAGTTGCGCCTCAATCAGCAGCAACTGGTCCAGGCTGACAAGATGGCCGCCCTGGGCATCCTCGTGTCCGGCGTGGCCCATGAGATCAACAACCCCACCGGCCTGATCCTGCTTGAGGTTCCCAGTCTGAAACGGTTCTTCACGGACGCCTCAAAGGTCCTGGAACGGTACTACCAGGAGAACGGCGACTTCACCTGCGGCGGACTCCCCTATTCGCGCATGCGGGAAGAGATCCCGCGCAGCCTTGATAAGCTTCAGGACTCCGGCAAGCGGATCAGGCGCATCGTGGACGATCTCAAGGACTTTGCCCGGCAAGGTGATACCGCCTGCAACGAGATCGTGGACCTTAATGTGGTGGCGCAGGCGGCTGTGCGTCTGGTCGAGCCGTCCATCCGCAAGGCGACCGACTGCTTCAACGCCCGGTACGGTGAACATCTGCCCAAAATACGGGGCAACGCCCAGCGCATCGAGCAGGTGCTGGTCAACCTGATCCTCAATGCCTGCCAGGCCCTGCCGGATACTGGTCGGTGCATCGAACTCGCCACCTATTACGATCCGGGCCGGGGGATCGTCGCCTTCCGTCTGCGGGACGAAGGGATCGGCATCTCCCCTGAGCACTTGTCACGCCTGACCGACCCGTTTTTCACCACCAAGCGGGATATGGGGGGGACCGGACTGGGTCTGTCGGTCTCGGCCGGAATCGTCAAGGAACATGGCGGGACCCTCGAGTTCGATTCGACCCCCGGCAGCGAAACCACCGTAACGATGACTTTGCCTGCATACAAGGAGGATAAAACCCTGTGA
- a CDS encoding sigma-54-dependent transcriptional regulator translates to MSETVYPDFGILLVDDEPDWLGSLALTLESCAGICNIATCCDSRQVMAILDEGRIGLVLLDLTMPHLSGEDLLELIAERHPEITVIVVSGLNQVETAVRCMKRGAFDYFVKTDDEDRMIGGVLRGVHMQELQRDHREMASRFCSPEIRHPEVFDAIVTGDRAMQAIFAYVEAVAKSPQPLLITGESGVGKELIARAAHRLSGCRGKLVTVNVAGLDDTVFADTLFGHVRGAFTGAEQVRRGMVEEAADGTLFLDEIGDLSISSQVKLLRLLQEGEYFPLGSDLPKRLKARVIVATHQNLSAKEGTGAFRRDLYFRLRTHHVHVPPLRERRGDIPLLLDHFLEEAARALGKKKPTPPKGLAQFLATYGFPGNVRELKAMVYDAVSVHRDRMLSMDSFVKAVERSQAEAGPAAVTPPKENPFAGFDELPTFSDAAAFLVMEAMNRANGNQTLAARLLGISQPALSKRLKMRQSI, encoded by the coding sequence GTGAGCGAGACTGTATATCCCGATTTCGGCATACTTCTGGTCGACGACGAACCGGACTGGCTCGGCTCTCTTGCCCTGACCCTGGAGTCCTGCGCGGGAATCTGCAACATCGCGACCTGCTGCGACAGCCGCCAGGTCATGGCCATACTCGATGAAGGGCGCATCGGCCTTGTCCTGCTCGACCTGACCATGCCGCACCTGTCGGGTGAGGATCTGCTGGAACTGATTGCCGAACGGCATCCCGAAATCACCGTCATCGTCGTCAGCGGCCTGAACCAGGTCGAGACCGCCGTCCGCTGCATGAAGCGCGGCGCGTTCGACTATTTCGTCAAGACCGACGACGAGGACCGGATGATCGGCGGAGTGCTCCGGGGTGTGCACATGCAGGAGCTTCAACGGGATCACCGGGAAATGGCCAGCCGCTTCTGTTCGCCCGAAATCCGGCATCCCGAGGTTTTCGACGCCATCGTCACGGGCGATCGGGCCATGCAGGCCATATTCGCCTATGTGGAAGCTGTGGCCAAGAGCCCGCAGCCGCTGCTGATAACTGGCGAGAGTGGCGTCGGCAAGGAACTCATCGCCCGCGCCGCCCACAGGCTGAGCGGCTGCCGGGGAAAGCTGGTGACGGTGAACGTGGCCGGGCTCGACGACACGGTCTTTGCCGATACCCTGTTCGGTCACGTGCGGGGCGCCTTTACCGGCGCCGAACAGGTACGGCGCGGTATGGTGGAGGAAGCAGCCGACGGCACCCTTTTTCTGGACGAGATCGGCGATCTGAGCATCTCCTCCCAGGTGAAACTCCTGCGACTGCTTCAGGAGGGGGAATATTTCCCGCTCGGCAGCGACCTGCCCAAGCGCCTCAAGGCCCGGGTCATCGTCGCCACCCATCAGAACCTGTCGGCCAAGGAGGGGACGGGCGCATTCCGCCGTGATCTCTACTTCCGCCTCCGCACCCACCACGTCCATGTGCCGCCGCTCCGGGAAAGGAGAGGGGACATTCCCCTGCTGCTGGATCATTTCCTGGAAGAGGCGGCCCGGGCACTGGGCAAGAAAAAGCCGACCCCGCCAAAGGGTCTGGCCCAGTTTCTCGCCACCTATGGCTTCCCCGGCAATGTCCGCGAACTCAAGGCCATGGTCTATGATGCCGTCAGTGTGCACCGCGACCGCATGCTCTCCATGGACTCCTTTGTCAAGGCCGTGGAGCGTTCCCAGGCAGAGGCCGGTCCAGCCGCTGTTACCCCTCCCAAAGAAAACCCCTTCGCCGGGTTCGACGAACTCCCCACCTTCAGCGATGCCGCTGCATTCCTGGTGATGGAGGCCATGAACCGCGCCAACGGTAACCAGACCCTGGCTGCGCGCCTGTTGGGCATATCCCAGCCGGCGCTCTCCAAGCGATTGAAGATGCGGCAATCTATTTGA
- a CDS encoding ATP-binding response regulator — protein sequence MTGHKILIVEDEAIVALHEEENLKNMGYTVAGKASSGEEAIRKAEETKPDLVLMDIVLKGEMDGIEAAGQIHTRFNIPVVYVTAYGDEKTLQRAKLTEPFGYILKPFKERDLHVAIGIALYKHEMESKLKEMEQWFAATLKSIGNAVVTTDTEGRITFMNYAAEKISKWSREDAVGKSITDVIKIIGSEKQTLQRQHLEQIIKDGIIINLPRDYVTFINKEGDEIPIGGCAAPIRDDRGDITGIVMVFSNFPERKQD from the coding sequence ATGACGGGGCATAAGATCCTGATTGTGGAAGATGAAGCGATTGTCGCGCTCCATGAAGAAGAAAATCTCAAGAACATGGGATACACGGTCGCCGGCAAGGCATCCTCCGGTGAAGAGGCCATCAGGAAGGCGGAAGAGACCAAACCCGACCTGGTACTGATGGACATCGTTCTGAAGGGGGAGATGGACGGCATAGAGGCAGCCGGACAGATCCATACCCGCTTCAATATTCCCGTGGTATACGTTACCGCCTATGGAGATGAAAAAACCCTGCAACGCGCAAAACTGACGGAGCCTTTCGGATACATACTCAAGCCGTTCAAGGAAAGAGATCTGCATGTGGCAATCGGGATCGCCCTCTACAAGCATGAGATGGAAAGCAAGTTGAAGGAGATGGAACAGTGGTTTGCCGCAACGCTTAAGAGCATAGGTAATGCGGTTGTCACCACCGATACCGAGGGGCGCATTACCTTCATGAATTATGCCGCAGAAAAAATTTCCAAGTGGAGCCGGGAAGACGCTGTCGGCAAAAGTATTACGGATGTGATTAAAATCATAGGCAGCGAAAAGCAGACCTTGCAAAGGCAACATCTGGAGCAAATCATCAAAGACGGCATCATCATAAATCTTCCCAGGGATTATGTCACTTTCATCAACAAAGAAGGAGACGAGATACCGATTGGCGGCTGTGCCGCGCCCATCAGGGACGACCGGGGGGATATCACGGGGATCGTCATGGTTTTCAGTAACTTTCCCGAACGCAAGCAGGATTAG